A stretch of DNA from Desulfosarcina ovata subsp. ovata:
ATATACAGATGCAAATCCTGAAAAAGCACAACTGCAGTTAAATACGCGCCGTTTTCTTTTGCAAAAGACAGCACCGGTTGTTGAACCACCATCAGCAGAATTAACCATCGCCGTGCTGATTGAAGCGTTTAAAACCGTAAAGATCAGGGTGTCTCCAACGTTGGTTGCTGAGCGCCTGGACGTACGAGGGATGTCGGTTACAGTCGAGCAAGTCAAACAGATTTTTACTCGACACGGGATCCCGACAGAAAAAAAAACGGCAAGCCTCCCTTAAACGTCCTGAGCGATTTGAGAGATGAGGCGCGTCGTTTGAATGACCGTTGTTGTAAACAGGCTTTCGGACTGACCGATGTTGTTGTTTCGGCCAAAGAGGAGCGTGGACGCTGTGAAATCTGTCATGGCCCAATGAAAGTTCAGAAAACATACCGCCATGAAGGCAGGACCCTTCGACATGGAGTATTCGAAGTATGTGAAACAGTGTATGTTTGTGCCGGCCGATGCCATCATCCCGTCGGCACCTTGGTGACCCAAAGATCTTTATCCGTGTCGCAAACTATTATGCCAAACTGCAATGCCGGCTATGATTTGATGGTTTTTGTCGGACGCCAGCGGTTGCTTGAACATCGGCAGCGAGAAGAGATCATGGCAGCGCTCAATGACGACTATGGCATTCGTATCTCAGCTGGTGAAGTCAGTGACTTGGCCATGCGGTTTTCACAATATTTTCTACGGCTTCATTATGCAAAAGCCGACCGCATAAGAAAAATATTGGAAAATGACGGTGGATGGCCGATGCACATCGATGCAAGCGGAGAAAACGGCCGAGGCACGCTTTTTGTTGTGATGGCCGGTTGGCGAAAATGGGTGCTTGGCGCATGGAAGATAGCCACTGAGAAAGCTGAACTTATTTTGCCATGTCTGCGCGACACCGTTGAAAGATTCGGCCCGCCTTGTGCGGGGATGCGAGATTTAGGGCGAGCGGTCACACCGGCGCTGAACGATTTGGTTTCCGAATTGGGATTGGAGATCCCTGTTTTGGCCTGCCATCAGCACTTTCTGGCGGATATCGGCAAAGATCTTTTAAATTCTGACCATTGTGCCCTTCGCGACCTTTTTCGCAGAACCAAGGTTCAAGCCGACATTAAGCGCCTGATTCGCGAGTTCGGCGGAAAGATTGGTTTACAGATCGATGATGCTCGGCAAACGGTTATTGCATGGCAAGAGATGGAAGACCATACATATCAATTGCCGCCGGGAAAAAATGGGATAGCGGTTGTCCGTGCGCTAAGCCAATGGGTGATCGACTATCATGCCGACGCCTCCGGGCTGGATTTTCCATTTGACCGACCCTATTTCGATTTTTTTAACCGCTGCATGATCGGATCAAAAGCGATTGATGCGTTTCTTCGTATCCCATCCGATGATCGAAAAGTAACCGGTGCACTCAAACGGCTTGGCCGGATTTTGACCAAAGTTGCTTGTGAAGTTCCTTTTCGTCACATCGTCAAGCGGCTCCAACGCCGTGCTGAGCTATTCGATGAACTGAGAGATCAACTGCGGACCGCGAAAAAACTGCCCGAAAATGAAACAGTGGCAGACATTGATGCGATGCGGAAACGATTGGACGATTGGACGGTATCGCTCAGAGAACTTCGTCCCAAAAGAGGCCCGGCCCAAGATACGCGCGATGCCATTGATATCATCCTGAAACATATCGATGTTCATGGCGAAAACCTTTGGGGCCACATTATTACGTTACCGGAGAACGCCCCTTCTCGAATGCGACTTGTGAGTCGTACAAACGAAATTATAGAAAACTTTTTCGGCACAATAAAACACGGCGAACGACGCAGGAGCGGGCGGAAAAACCTCACACATGATTTTGAACTATTACCAGCTGAGGCAGCGCTGGTGTACAATCTGAACCAACCCGATTATGTCAGTGCCGTTTGCGGATCCATTGATCGTCTTCCTCTTGCTTTTGCACAACTCGATAAAGAAGAAGCGCGGAGAAAAGAAAAAGGGTTACCGTCCCAAAAGATGTCAAATCTGGATAAAATACTTCAACTTTCCACTTCATCTTTATCTTCCGCTGATCGCCATGTTGTAAGAACGGAAAATATGAATCAACGCATCATCAAGGCAGCCAGAAGCCGCGCTCCGCGCGTCGCGTGTTGAGGGATATTGTAAAATCCAACCGTAGAATGACGCTTAAGAAAATTTCATAGGAGCGATAGCCGCCCGTTCCCCCATTGTGCCAGATCATTTCCAAGCCGTTCGATCAAAATCCTTTGAATCTCCCCGTCGGATGGGACTGGAGATGCCAATACTGACCGTCCAAGGGCGGTTACTGATATAATCCATGCTCCACATCGTAATAGTACTCCCACATGAAATCCCGATGAGATTTAGAACGTCCAACAGAGCCAGTCCCGATTCGACCGCAGTCGTCTTCCCTTTCATCCGCTTGACATAAAAATCGGACAGCCTTCTCGTGGTTGCATACTCATCTTTTGCGACCGGATTCCAAAGAAACTGATGGAACGATGAAAGGGATGATGGATAAAATGGTGTTGAACAGAGCCGCCTGATGCCGTCGGTCAAGCTATGGATTTTATATAGCCTACCTGGTGAAGAATGCAAGGGAACATTGGAAGTTTGGATCACGAAATCGTTTTCTGATCATCTCGTTCGACCTGTAGGTTTATATAAATGAGTCCGTCAAGGGCGGATTCCGATGGAAAATTCAGAGTCTTCGGGCCGCTCTTTAATGGGCGCCCCCTTTTTGACTTGGCCACGCAATCAATCAGTACTATGATATATTGTATTGTGATCCCATCCTGGTTTCGCAATAGCATTTCATTTTGTCGGCACGATGGCTCCCGCTTGGGGCCGGCCGTCTGCCAGTGTCCGGTGGAGGTGCTGATGGGTGAAACAATTGCCTTCAGCGAGGTAATGTGATGACGGTTCAAGACAAGCAAGAATCCCCCTTGCAACCGGATGCTCCGGTTCTGCTGGATGTCGACGGGGCCATGACGCGCCTGGGGAGAAAAGAGTGGATATATATCAAGATCCTCGAACAATTTGTTTTCGATTATAGCCACTTTGCAGAAACAATGGGCCGGTGCCTGGCCAAGCAGGATCGCAAGGGGGCCGAGCGACTGACCCACAAAATGAAAGGCGCGGCGGGACAGATCGGGGCGGAGGCTTTGTATGTAATGGCGCCTGCATTGCGCCAGATGGTTGCCACGCAGCCGACCGAGGTCGCCACCGGGAAACTTGCCGAGTTTGAGGGCCTCGTTAAGCAAACAGTTGCCGTCATCAACTCCTTTCTGGTATCAAAAGGCATACGAACGGATTTAGGATTCCAGCCATTGGGCGAACCGGAAATGATACCTCAGGCAGGCCTTCTGGAAAGCATCCGGCAGCACGCTTCAATGGGACGATTTTCCCGGATCGAACGGATCATCGACGATCTGGAAAGAAAAAATTGTAATTACGAAACGTTTTGTGTGGGTATGCGCAAGCATATCCGCGCATATGATGAAGCGGCGATTGCCGCTTATATAGACCGATGGACATGACCATGGATGCAAAACCTTCAACGGGAACGATCCTGGTTGTTGACGATGACCTGCTGATCATCGATATGCTGCGGGCCTGCATCGAAGATCAAGGCTATGAAACGATCATCGCCACATCCGGGGAAACGGCGATCACCCGAGCGGAGCAAACCGCCACGGATCTGATCTTGTTGGATATTGTCATGACTGGAGTAGATGGTCTCGAAACCTGCCGACGCCTCAAAGCCTCTGAAAAAACCAGCACCATTCCGGTGATTTTCCTAACCGTTTTAACCGACACTGAAAATATCGTTACCGCATTCAAGGCCGGAGCCGCGGATTATGTCACCAAACCGATTCGAATTCCGGAATTGCTGGCGCGGATTCAGACCCAGATCGAATTGCGGCACACTCAGATGGCGCTGAAAACCAAAAACCAGCGGCTGCAGCAGGAGGTGGAAAAACGCCTGGAAATGGAAAACCAAATCCGGTTCCTCAACCAGGAATTGATGCGCGCCCAGGAACGCGAAAGACAAAAAATCGCTTACGAACTGCATGAGAAGATCGCTCAGAACTTGGCCGCCCTAAAACTCCTCACCTCAGACATCTTTGATCATCAGCGGCGTCTCCCCGAAGAAAAGCGAAAAAAGGCCGCTTCCTTCTCCGAGGGATTGGAATCCGTTTTACACGATATCCGGGCCATGACCTACCAACTGCATCCTCAGCTGCTGGATATTTTTGGCATCGAACGGTCAGTGGCCGTTTACTGCCAGGATTTCTCGACCCGGTATGCACTACCGGTGGACGTTGATTGTGTTGGTTTTACCGATCGCCGATTCGATATGGACACGGAAATCAATCTGTACCGGATCGTTCAGGAAGGGCTTGATCACCTCGTCCAGTACGGGACTTCCCGGCGCGCTTGAATGCCGATGATGAGCGGATTCTTCTACAAATGGAAAATGAACGGGAGGATGCTGCCTTCGATGACGACGCAATAGAGGTCATGCCATCAGACGGCCTGGGGTTGAGGCGAATGCAGGCACGCGCCCGTCTGCTCGGTGGCCACCTGACGATCGAATCCCGTTCGGTGCCGGGTAACCGAATCGTCATCAACATACCTGTTAGTGAGAAGGACCGGTAGGTCCGGAGACAGGTTGATCTTGTCCTATTTTTTACTTAACCGCTATATGGCCATTTTGAACGACATCAGTCTTCAATCTGATAATAGGCCAGTTTGTCGTAAAGCGTTCTCCGTCCGATTCCCAAGAATACGGCTGCTTTGGAACGATTGCCTTTGGCTATTCGCAATGCCCGTCGGATAGCGTTCTTCTCGGCCTCTTCCACCGCTTTTTTAAGCAGCACAGGATCGCAATTAGAATCCTTCCCGGGATTGTCTTTGTCCATGCCCCCTGCCCCAAAACACTCGGCATCGATGATATACCCATCGGATAGCAGGACGGCCCGTTCGATAACGTTTTTCAGTTCTCGAATGTTTCCCTTCCAGGGAAGCTCCATGATTTTTCTCATGACGGTGTGGCTCAGTTTGGTTATCTTTTTGTTGTGACGCTGGTTGAATTCCCGCACAAACTGTCCCACGAATTGAAGCAGATCCTCCCGGCGTTCTCTTAACGCCGGAAGATGCAAGGGGATCAGAGACAGGCGGTAGTAAAGATCTTCCCGAAAGCCTCCTGAATCAACTTCCTTTTTCAGGTTCCGGTTGGTTGCCGAGATAACGCGGACGTCGATCTTGATCGGGTGGTTCCCCCCTACCGGACGAATTTCCAACTCCTGTATGGTCCGCAAAAGCTTTACCTGTGTCTGGGGCGGCAATTCACCGATTTCGTCCAGGAAAACCGTACCACCGTGAGCCTCCTCCAGCAGCCCCCGTTTGGCCCGCACCGCGCCGGTAAAAGCCCCTTTCACATGGCCGAACAGTTCGCTTTCCAAAAGGTTTTCCGGAAGCGCGCCGCAATCGATGGTAACGAAAGGGCCTTCGCTTCGGTTGCTGAGAGAATGGATATGCCTGGCCAGCATGGTTTTCCCGGTTCCGGTTTCCCCTTGAATGAGCACCGAGGTGTCGGACGCGGAGACTTTCTCGATAATGGAGATAATTTTTTTCATTTGCTGGCTTTCACCGATGATGAGCAAATTGTTGTTGCCCGCATCTTTTTCTTCTTCATCAAGCTTGGAAAGCCGACGATGCATCGCGCCGAACTCTACCGCGCGTTTGACCGTGAATTCCAGCTCCTCGCGCTTGAAAGGCTTGGTGACATAGTGAAACGCTCCGATCTTGATGGCCTCCACAGCGCTTTCGATGGTCCCTGCGCCGGTGATGATGATGAACGGTAGAATCCGGTCAATGGCGCGGATTTCTTTCAACAAGTCGATTCCGCTCATCCCCTCCAACACCAGATCGGAAATCACCAGGTCGTGTTCGGTTTCGGCCAGCCTATTCCAGGCCTCCTCGGCACTGGGTACGGCGGTAACCGCATATCCTTTGCGCCGGAAAAACCGCTTCAGAAAGAGAAGCATATCCGGCTCGTCTTCAACAATCAGCAGACGGGGTTCCATTTTTTTTCTCCGTTTTGGCGGGAAGGTCGACATTTATGGAGATGCCTCCCAGCTCGCTGTTTTCAGGAAAAATTCTTCCGCCATGGTTTTTAACGATTCGGCTGGCAACGAAAAGGCCCAACCCCACGCCCTGGAATTTGCCTTGCGTGTAAAAAGGATCGAAGATTCGCTGGTGTTGGTGCGCGGGGATCCCTTTGCCGCTGTCTTCGATCCGGGCTCGGTGCCAGTCCCTGCCACCTTTGTCGATGCGATCCACACTCACCCTGATGATACCGGCACCGGACATGCTTTCGATGGCGTTGAGAAAAAGGTTGATGAAAACCTGCTGTAATTGGTTTACATCGCCTCGGAGCCAATAGCGTTCGGTTTTCAAGTGGCGGATTACGGAAATTTTTTTAAGCCGGGGTTTTAAAAAGTACAGGCAATCCTCCAGCAAGGCGGCTATATCCAGATCGACCTGGTTGGATACCTTCGCAGAGGCTTGGTCCAGCAAGGCCTGCGTGATGTTTCCGGCCCGCAGTGCATTGCGACGAATGACTTTAAGGCTGTCTTGGGTTTCCGTGTTGTCCAGTTCTCCGCTGATCAAATCTTCCGCATGGGCCAGGATGATGCCGATGGGGTTGTTGATTTCGTGGGCCACACCGGCCGCGATCTTTCCGATGGTGGCCAAGCGTTCGGAAGCGATCAGCTCCCGCTCCATCAAGTCGCGTTTGGTCAGGTCCCGAGCAAAGCAGCAGGCCAGCAGTTCCTCTTCGATGCTGCGGTGCAGCTTGGCAGCGACAAACTCGACGTGGATCAGGTGGCCGCCGAAATTGGTCAATTTGGTTTCAAGTAATGCGATCTTTTGGGAAAAAAGCTCCTTTAAAAAAACGGCAAACTTCTCCTGATCCCGGGCTAAGACCAGCGTACGCAGGCTGCTGTCAAGCAGTTGATCCTCGGGAACCTGTAATTTGTCCTTGGCACTTTGGTTGGCCAATCGGATATCCCCCGTTTTGTTAATCAGGAACACAATGTCCGGCGAGGATTCGATGAGCTGCCGGTAACGCTCCTCGGATACCTTGAGCCGGCCGGTGATTTGGTTGACTTTTCTCTTCAGGGAGACGTGCCAGAAAAAAAGGAGCAGGCCGAGCGCGGCCATGCCGGTCGTGGCAAGGACGACCAGGGGCGCGAAACGCTGCCACAAATAGGAGGCATAGTTTTTTCCCAGCCATTTTTCACGGACCCGGTCCAGCTGTCCACTTTTGATCGCCTCACCCAATGCCTTGCTCAATCCGGAAGTCAAAGGCTGATTGTTTCTGGCGATAATCATGGTAAATGGAAAACGCCCCATGCTTACCCCTGCCTGGCGAACGTTTTGCAGCCCATATTTGCCGATCAGATAGGTTGCCATTTGATCCGAGTAATCGATAAATTCCTGCGCCTGCCCGGAATTGACGATCGTCAGCGCCTCCTTGACGGATCGCGCCTGAATGAAATCGCTTTTGTTTTTTCCAATGATCCGTGCCAGGTAGGGTTGATCCCTGACAACGACCCGTTTTATGGCTTTTTGAGATGGGTGATTTGTGGTTTCAGCAGCGTGATGCACAAACAGGTAGCGTTTCACATAGATGAGGATTTCCAGGGTGCTGAAGTCCTGACGTTGGTTCTCATCCAAGGCAATCCCCACGACAAGGTCCAGATCGCCGTTTTTCAAGGCCCGCAAGAGGTCCTCAGTTGTACCCACCAAATAGCGCGGTTCGGTCAATAGCTCGGCACTCAATATATTCAGGACGTCCACACTGTATCCGCGGACTTCGCTATGGCCTTCATCCTGATAGGAAAACGGGGGAAATCCCATTGGAACGCCGATCCGCAAATGCTCCTGGGCAATGGCCGGTGCCGACATCACCAAAAGGAGTGTCACGAACAGGTTGTACAACCCGATGGGTAAGCGTGTTTTCTTTTTGTCAGCGCAGTTCATTCCAAACAACCATGCAAATGGCAGACTTGTACCGGGCAACCGCATTTGGGTCGGCCAGCATATTCTGTATACTATCTGTTTTCAGCAGACCATTGTCAAACCATCCCGAACTTGAATCGTCCTCTATCGAAAACCAGCAGGCCGGCCTGATGTCAAGGAACCGTCAAACCTGTGCCATTTCCCGCACTGGGTTTCTGTTTGTGCGCTCGGCCGCACACCTGAAAGCGCCCTCACGAATGGCCTACCAGCCAGAAAAAACAAAAACCAATTGTTTATACAGTTGATTTAACCGATGGCACAGATGTTGATTTTTAATTCTATCGGTCTGGTTTGAAGGCTACCATGTCCCCCGAGGGCAGATACATGCTCTGTGGTCTTATTTCATACGGAGATAATCCCTACAACCCATTGATAACGGAGGAGAAGATGAAAATGAGCGTTCTTTTGAAAAAATCGTTGGTCCTGGTTGCCGCTCTGATACTGGCCATCAGCGTCGTTTCGGCGCATGCCGATGGCAAACCCGAAAAGGTGACCGTCATTTATGGCGGATCGTCCTGGCTGGGGCATTACCCGGCCTGGGTCGGTATCGAGAAGGGGCTTTTTAAAAAATACGGCCTGGGGGTGCTTTTCCAGAATTTCTATGCCTCATCCGGTCGCATGGGATCCTTGGTCGCCGGGGATCTGGATGTGGCCTCCACGGGCAGTATTTCCGCGATCGCCCTGATGGCCTCCGGCAGCAAGGGCTTCATGGCCTTCGGCACCCAGGATTCCTATGCCACGGTGGAAGGAATTATTGCCAAAGAGAACACTAAAAACATCCAGGATCTCAAAGGGAAACGCATCGCGGCGCCCTTTGCTTCCAGCTCTCATGTGCTTGTGCTGGATATCCTGGAGCAAAACGGGATCGATCCGGATAAGGATCTCGACCTGGTCAACCTGAAGGTCAACGAAATGCCTGCTGCCATGGGCTCCGGGGAGATTGACGCCTGCGCCGCCTGGACTCCGCATTTCAACAAACTCCTCAACATGCCGGGCAACCACATGCTGGTCAACGACACCGAATTCAGCCTGTACAAGAAATATAAACTCGGTCCCGGACCGGACCTGCTGGTGGTTCGCAAGGAATTCGCCGAAAAGTATCCCAATACCTGCCAGGCGTTTGTCAAAGGTTACTTCGAAGCCGTGGACATGTTGATCAATCAGCCCGAGGAATGCGCTAAGGTGCTGGTGAAACTCACCAACCTGAGCATGGAGGATCAGATGACCGTGCTCAAGGACATCGCCTGGATCAAAGGCAGTGAACAAAAGAACCTTATGGTTCAGCCCGGCGGTTTCGTAACCGGTATGCAGCGACTGGCGGAGTTTCTGGTCAGGCACAAGCAGATCGACAGCGCGCCCGATGTTAAGCGGTGGATTGCCGGGAGCATGGTTCCGTAAAAGCGCTTTGTAGTTCACTTCTCATCATTCCTGTACCCCTCGGGAGGGCCATTGGCGGCCCTCCCCTTATCTGCCGGAGGGAATTCATGAAAGTTGACAGTACCGCGAAATCGTTGACCATCAGCATCGTTTCGCTATTGATATTCATTGGCGCCTGGGAGCTTGTCTGCCGTCTGGGATTCATCGAGCCGCTGTTCATGCCGCCGCCATCCAAAATTCTATACCGGGCCATGAAGCTGATCGACAACGGCCAGCTTTTCGTGCACACCCTGGCGTCCACCCGGCGCGTGATGGTGGGATTCGTCGTGTCCAGCGTGGTGGCGATCCCGTTCGGAATTTTTCTGGGATCGTCCCGATTTTTTATGGCGGTGTTCGACCCTTTGATTTCCCTGCTGCGTCCGTTGCCTTCCATGAGCTGGATCCCCTTGTCCCTTCTGTGGCTGGGCATCACGGAAACCCAGAAATACTCCATCGTTTTCATGGGGTCCTTTGCGCCGTCGCTGCTGTACATCATCGAGGCCACCAAGGGCATAGACCCCCTTTTGATCCGTGCCGCCAGGAATCTGGGCGCTTCCAAGCTGGATGTCATGCGCGAAGTCATCTTGCCGGGGTCGCTGCCCCAGATCATTGCCGGCTTGAAGGTCATGCTCGGGATTGCCTGGACCTGCATCATTTCGGCGGAGCTGGTTGCCGCCAGGGAAGGACTCGGATTCATGATCATGAACGGGAAGGAGTATTTTCAGACGGATACCGTTCTTTTGGGCATGGTCATGATCAGCATCACGGTCATGATTATCGATGTGGTATTCAGGAAATTCGAGAGGAGGCTGCTCCCATGGACACGGTAACCAATGGCAATAAAATTTCCCTCCAAGGAGTGACCAAGACCTTTCCCGGAAAACGGGGGACCGTCACCGCCCTCAAGGATCTCTCCATGGATGTCGAGGATGGCGAATTCCTAGTGGTCGTCGGCGCATCGGGATGCGGCAAGACCACACTGTTGAATCTGGTGGCCGGTTTCGACACCCCGTCCCGTGGAAGCATTTTCCTGGACGGAGAGGCGGTAACCGGAATCACGCCGGAGTGTGGCATGATTTTCCAGCAGTATGCCCTTTTTCCCTGGAAGACGGTTCAGGAAAATGTGGAGTTCGGCATGAAGATGAAACGCATGCCCCTTGCCGACCGACAGGCGCGGGCGGCCCGCTTCATCGATATCGTGGGCCTCAAGGGGTTTGAGAAAAGCTATCCCCACCATTTGTCCGGGGGCATGAAGCAGCGGGTCTCCATCGCCCGAAGTCTGGCAAACAACCCCAAGGTGATGCTGCTTGACGAGCCCTTCGCCGCCCTGGATGCCATGACACGCCAGGTCCTCCAGGAGCAGTTGGTCCGGATTTACGAAAAACACCGCAAGACGATCGTCTTTATTACCCACTCCATCGACGAAGCCCTGCTGCTCTCTTCACGAATCGTGGTCATGACGGCAAGGCCCGGCAGGATCGCCCAGGAGATCGTCAACGACCTGCCCCATCCACGCAATGCCGACGTTCAACTCTCCAGCCGCTATATGGAACTTAAACGCACAATTTGGGACAGCGTGCAGGCAGAGGTGATGAAAAGCATGGAGGTCGAGACCGAGGGATAAAAGGAACCCCTTACTTCGGTACCCTGTCCGCTAACACTTCATGTTGAAAAGCACATCGTTTTCCCAATAGGACTGCTCCAGTTTGGCTTGGTGTTCTTTCAGGCTGTCGCCCTGGCGGCTGGCCAGCTCGTGGACCAGGTAATTGATCAGACATGACATGGAGGTCGGACTGCCCAGGTAGGGGATGTGCTTGGAAACCGCCACAAGATGATGATCGGCGAACTGCAGCACCGGGCAGTTTTTATTGTCGGTGATCACCACCAGCGTATGTCCCAGCCGCTTGGTCAGTTTGCCCAGGCGGATCAATTCGTTGGGATAGCGTGACATGGCGACGATCACGCTGACGCTGTCGGCCGGAGCGATGGTCAGCCAGTCGATGGTGGCGCGGTCGCTGCCGGACATGATGCGGATATCGCCGCGTACTTTGGTCATTGACCAACCCAGATAATAGGCCATGGTGTAGGAAAGCCGTGATCCGATCACGTGCAGCGGCACTTTGCGGTCCAAAACCTCCACCACGGCGGACATGGCATCGATGTCAAGGGAATTGTAAAGCGCCTGCAGATTGTCAATCTCCTCAGAGACTGTGCGGCGAAAGCGTACTGCCCCCGGGGCCTTGAAATCCGCCAGGTCCAGCCTGTCGAGCAGCGTCATTTCTGTATCCACGAAATCCCGCAGTACTTGCTGAAAGTCACTGTAGCCATCATAGCCGATGCCGGCCACGAAGCGCACAACGGTGGCTTCGCTGACATCGCAGGCCTCGGCCAGTTCCTTGGTGGTCATGAATACGGCCTTGCGGGGATGGGCAATGATGTATTTGCCCAAAATGCGTCCTTTGGGGGTCAGATTGTCTCGTGCGGCGCTAATACGTGCGATAAACGGATGTACTTCTATTGTTCTTTGTCTCATAATATAGAATCAAAATATTTCAAAAAGATATTTTATCTTTCATAGTATTGGATGGTTGTTTCATTTAATGGGTTGGATTGCGGGTGATGTATCAAATAGAAACGCCAAACTATTTATTAAGTATGCTTCATTATTGTTATCCTGCTGTAATTTAATCATAAAAAGATAGACGCCGTGAAACACAGCCGCCATCATGTGTTCCTACGT
This window harbors:
- a CDS encoding Hpt domain-containing protein; protein product: MTVQDKQESPLQPDAPVLLDVDGAMTRLGRKEWIYIKILEQFVFDYSHFAETMGRCLAKQDRKGAERLTHKMKGAAGQIGAEALYVMAPALRQMVATQPTEVATGKLAEFEGLVKQTVAVINSFLVSKGIRTDLGFQPLGEPEMIPQAGLLESIRQHASMGRFSRIERIIDDLERKNCNYETFCVGMRKHIRAYDEAAIAAYIDRWT
- a CDS encoding response regulator: MDAKPSTGTILVVDDDLLIIDMLRACIEDQGYETIIATSGETAITRAEQTATDLILLDIVMTGVDGLETCRRLKASEKTSTIPVIFLTVLTDTENIVTAFKAGAADYVTKPIRIPELLARIQTQIELRHTQMALKTKNQRLQQEVEKRLEMENQIRFLNQELMRAQERERQKIAYELHEKIAQNLAALKLLTSDIFDHQRRLPEEKRKKAASFSEGLESVLHDIRAMTYQLHPQLLDIFGIERSVAVYCQDFSTRYALPVDVDCVGFTDRRFDMDTEINLYRIVQEGLDHLVQYGTSRRA
- a CDS encoding sigma-54-dependent transcriptional regulator, producing the protein MEPRLLIVEDEPDMLLFLKRFFRRKGYAVTAVPSAEEAWNRLAETEHDLVISDLVLEGMSGIDLLKEIRAIDRILPFIIITGAGTIESAVEAIKIGAFHYVTKPFKREELEFTVKRAVEFGAMHRRLSKLDEEEKDAGNNNLLIIGESQQMKKIISIIEKVSASDTSVLIQGETGTGKTMLARHIHSLSNRSEGPFVTIDCGALPENLLESELFGHVKGAFTGAVRAKRGLLEEAHGGTVFLDEIGELPPQTQVKLLRTIQELEIRPVGGNHPIKIDVRVISATNRNLKKEVDSGGFREDLYYRLSLIPLHLPALRERREDLLQFVGQFVREFNQRHNKKITKLSHTVMRKIMELPWKGNIRELKNVIERAVLLSDGYIIDAECFGAGGMDKDNPGKDSNCDPVLLKKAVEEAEKNAIRRALRIAKGNRSKAAVFLGIGRRTLYDKLAYYQIED
- a CDS encoding ATP-binding protein; the protein is MNCADKKKTRLPIGLYNLFVTLLLVMSAPAIAQEHLRIGVPMGFPPFSYQDEGHSEVRGYSVDVLNILSAELLTEPRYLVGTTEDLLRALKNGDLDLVVGIALDENQRQDFSTLEILIYVKRYLFVHHAAETTNHPSQKAIKRVVVRDQPYLARIIGKNKSDFIQARSVKEALTIVNSGQAQEFIDYSDQMATYLIGKYGLQNVRQAGVSMGRFPFTMIIARNNQPLTSGLSKALGEAIKSGQLDRVREKWLGKNYASYLWQRFAPLVVLATTGMAALGLLLFFWHVSLKRKVNQITGRLKVSEERYRQLIESSPDIVFLINKTGDIRLANQSAKDKLQVPEDQLLDSSLRTLVLARDQEKFAVFLKELFSQKIALLETKLTNFGGHLIHVEFVAAKLHRSIEEELLACCFARDLTKRDLMERELIASERLATIGKIAAGVAHEINNPIGIILAHAEDLISGELDNTETQDSLKVIRRNALRAGNITQALLDQASAKVSNQVDLDIAALLEDCLYFLKPRLKKISVIRHLKTERYWLRGDVNQLQQVFINLFLNAIESMSGAGIIRVSVDRIDKGGRDWHRARIEDSGKGIPAHQHQRIFDPFYTQGKFQGVGLGLFVASRIVKNHGGRIFPENSELGGISINVDLPAKTEKKNGTPSADC
- a CDS encoding ABC transporter substrate-binding protein, with the translated sequence MKMSVLLKKSLVLVAALILAISVVSAHADGKPEKVTVIYGGSSWLGHYPAWVGIEKGLFKKYGLGVLFQNFYASSGRMGSLVAGDLDVASTGSISAIALMASGSKGFMAFGTQDSYATVEGIIAKENTKNIQDLKGKRIAAPFASSSHVLVLDILEQNGIDPDKDLDLVNLKVNEMPAAMGSGEIDACAAWTPHFNKLLNMPGNHMLVNDTEFSLYKKYKLGPGPDLLVVRKEFAEKYPNTCQAFVKGYFEAVDMLINQPEECAKVLVKLTNLSMEDQMTVLKDIAWIKGSEQKNLMVQPGGFVTGMQRLAEFLVRHKQIDSAPDVKRWIAGSMVP
- a CDS encoding ABC transporter permease, encoding MKVDSTAKSLTISIVSLLIFIGAWELVCRLGFIEPLFMPPPSKILYRAMKLIDNGQLFVHTLASTRRVMVGFVVSSVVAIPFGIFLGSSRFFMAVFDPLISLLRPLPSMSWIPLSLLWLGITETQKYSIVFMGSFAPSLLYIIEATKGIDPLLIRAARNLGASKLDVMREVILPGSLPQIIAGLKVMLGIAWTCIISAELVAAREGLGFMIMNGKEYFQTDTVLLGMVMISITVMIIDVVFRKFERRLLPWTR
- a CDS encoding ABC transporter ATP-binding protein; the encoded protein is MDTVTNGNKISLQGVTKTFPGKRGTVTALKDLSMDVEDGEFLVVVGASGCGKTTLLNLVAGFDTPSRGSIFLDGEAVTGITPECGMIFQQYALFPWKTVQENVEFGMKMKRMPLADRQARAARFIDIVGLKGFEKSYPHHLSGGMKQRVSIARSLANNPKVMLLDEPFAALDAMTRQVLQEQLVRIYEKHRKTIVFITHSIDEALLLSSRIVVMTARPGRIAQEIVNDLPHPRNADVQLSSRYMELKRTIWDSVQAEVMKSMEVETEG
- a CDS encoding MurR/RpiR family transcriptional regulator, with the translated sequence MRQRTIEVHPFIARISAARDNLTPKGRILGKYIIAHPRKAVFMTTKELAEACDVSEATVVRFVAGIGYDGYSDFQQVLRDFVDTEMTLLDRLDLADFKAPGAVRFRRTVSEEIDNLQALYNSLDIDAMSAVVEVLDRKVPLHVIGSRLSYTMAYYLGWSMTKVRGDIRIMSGSDRATIDWLTIAPADSVSVIVAMSRYPNELIRLGKLTKRLGHTLVVITDNKNCPVLQFADHHLVAVSKHIPYLGSPTSMSCLINYLVHELASRQGDSLKEHQAKLEQSYWENDVLFNMKC